The following proteins are encoded in a genomic region of Opisthocomus hoazin isolate bOpiHoa1 chromosome 4, bOpiHoa1.hap1, whole genome shotgun sequence:
- the MECOM gene encoding histone-lysine N-methyltransferase MECOM isoform X5: MKSEDYSHETMAPDIHEERQYRCEDCDQLFESKAELVDHQKFPCSTPHSAFSMVEEDFQKKLENENDLREVHEIQECKECDQVFPDLQSLEKHMLSHSEEREYKCDQCPKAFNWKSNLIRHQMSHDSGKHYECENCAKQVFTDPSNLQRHIRSQHVGARAHACPECGKTFATSSGLKQHKHIHSSVKPFICEVCHKSYTQFSNLCRHKRMHADCRTQIKCKDCGQMFSTTSSLNKHRRFCEGKNHFAAGGFFGQGISLPGSPAMDKTSMVNMNHANPGLADYFGANRHPAGLTFPTAPGFSFSFPGLFPSGLYHRPPLLPTSSPVKGLPSTDQTNKCQSPLMTNPQILPATQDILKALNKQPSVGENKPVELQPERSSEERPHEKLSDQSESSDLDLDDVSTPSGSDLETTSGSDLESDIESEKEKFKENGKMFKDKVSSLQSLASINNKKDHSNHSIFSPSLEEQTAVSGAVNDSIKAIASIAEKYFGSTGLVGLQDKKVGALPYPSMFPLPFFPAFSQSMYPFPDRDLRPLPLKVEPQSPSEIKKIPKGSSESPFDLTIKRKEEKPLTPIPSKPAAPSAASQDQPLDLSMGSRSRASGTKQAEPRKNHVFGEKKGGDLEQRKASESSLQHARPTPFFMDPIYRVEKRKLTDPLEALKEKYLRPSPGFLFHPQFQLPDQRIWMSAIENMAEKLESFSALKPEANELIQSVPSMFNFRAPPSALPETLLRKGKERYTCRYCGKIFPRSANLTRHLRTHTGEQPYRCKYCDRSFSISSNLQRHVRNIHNKEKPFKCHLCDRCFGQQTNLDRHLKKHENGNMSGTATSSPHSELESTGAILDDKEDSYFTEIRNFIGNSNHNNQSPRNSEERMNGSHFKDEKAMVVSQNSDLLDDEEVEDEVMMDEEDEESEIAGKAVKEPVTSDMHEGTPEEDYEEKSTLDMNCKTSPGRYKEEEYAKTGLSALDHIRHFTDSLKMRKMEENQYSEAELAAFNTSQLPEDLKQPLYRKSKSQAYAMMLSLSDKDSLHSASHNSPNMWHSMARAAAESSAIQSISHV; the protein is encoded by the exons cctggagaagcacATGCTGTCACACAGCGAGGAGAGGGAGTACAAGTGCGACCAGTGCCCCAAAGCTTTTAACTGGAAGTCCAACTTGATACGCCATCAAATGTCGCATGACAGCGGGAAGCACTACGAATGTGAAAACTGTGCCAAG CAGGTTTTCACGGACCCCAGCAACCTTCAGAGGCATATTCGTTCCCAGCACGTTGGGGCTCGTGCTCACGCCTGTCCAGAGTGTGGCAAAACCTTTGCCACTTCTTCAGGCCTCAAACAGCATAAACACATCCACAGCAGTGTCAAACCTTTTATAT GTGAGGTCTGCCATAAATCCTATACTCAGTTTTCAAACCTTTGTCGTCATAAGCGCATGCATGCTGATTGCAGAACCCAAATCAAGTGCAAAGACTGTGGACAAATGTTCAGCACTACGTCTTCCTTAAATAAACACAGGAGATTTTGTGAGGGCAAGAACCATTTTGCAGCAGGAGGATTTTTTGGCCAAGGCATTTCACTTCCTGGAAGCCCAGCTATGGATAAAACGTCCATGGTTAATATGAATCATGCAAATCCGGGCCTTGCTGACTATTTTGGAGCCAATAGGCATCCTGCTGGTCTTACCTTTCCAACAGCTCCTGGATTTTCTTTTAGCTTCCCTGGTCTGTTTCCTTCAGGCTTGTACCACAGGCCACCTTTGCTACCTACTAGTTCTCCTGTTAAAGGACTACCGAGCACAGATCAGACAAACAAATGTCAAAGTCCCCTCATGACAAATCCTCAGATACTGCCAGCCACCCAGGATATTTTGAAGGCACTAAATAAGCAACCATCAGTAGGGGAGAATAAGCCAGTGGAGCTTCAACCAGAGAGGTCCTCTGAAGAGAGGCCGCATGAGAAACTCAGTGACCAGTCAGAGAGTAGTGACCTTGACCTTGACGATGTCAGTACCCCCAGTGGCAGTGACCTGGAAACCACCTCGGGCTCTGATCTGGAAAGTGACATTGAAAGtgagaaagagaaatttaaagaaaatggtaAAATGTTCAAAGACAAAGTaagctctctgcagagcctggcGTCAATAAATAATAAGAAAGACCACAGCAATCATTCCATTTTCTCACCATCCTTAGAGGAGCAGACTGCGGTGTCAGGAGCGGTGAATGATTCTATAAAGGCTATTGCTTCTATTGCTGAAAAGTACTTTGGTTCAACAGGACTTGTGGGGCTGCAAGACAAAAAAGTCGGAGCCTTACCTTACCCTTCCATGTTTCCCCTCCCGTTTTTTCCAGCATTCTCTCAATCAATGTATCCATTTCCTGATAGAGACTTGAGACCGTTACCCTTGAAAGTGGAGCCCCAATCACCCAGTGAAATAAAGAAGATCCCAAAGGGAAGCTCTGAGTCTCCCTTTGACCTCACCATAAAGCGTAAGGAGGAGAAGCCACTTACTCCCATTCCCTCAAAGCCAGCAGCCCCCTCTGCAGCAAGCCAGGACCAGCCTCTAGACCTCAGCATGGGCAGCAGAAGTCGAGCCAGCGGCACAAAACAAGCCGAGCCTCGGAAAAACCACGTctttggagaaaagaaaggaggtGACCTCGAGCAAAGGAAAGCTTCAGAGTCCTCCTTGCAGCACGCCAGGCCCACCCCCTTCTTTATGGATCCCATTTACAG AGTAGAGAAAAGAAAGTTAACTGACCCACTGGAAgctttaaaagagaaatacttgAGACCTTCCCCGGGATTCTTGTTTCATCCACAA TTCCAATTGCCTGATCAAAGAATTTGG ATGTCAGCTATCGAAAACATGGCCGAAAAGCTGGAGAGCTTCAGCGCCCTGAAACCGGAGGCCAACGAGCTGATCCAGTCGGTGCCGTCCATGTTCAACTTCCGCGCGCCGCCAAGCGCCCTGCCCGAGACCCTGCTGCGGAAGGGCAAGGAGCGCTACACCTGCAG ATACTGCGGCAAGATTTTCCCGAGATCCGCAAACCTAACACGTCACCTGAGGACGCACACTGGAGAGCAGCCCTATAG atgcaaatACTGTGACAGGTCCTTCAGCATATCTTCTAACCTGCAGAGACATGTCCGTAACATCCACAATAAAGAGAAGCCATTCAAGTGTCACTTGTGTGACAGGTGTTTTGGTCAACAAACCAATCTTGACAGACATCTAAAAAAGCATGAGAACGGGAACATGTCTG gTACTGCAACATCTTCACCTCACTCAGAACTGGAAAGCACAGGGGCAATCCTAGATGACAAGGAAGACTCTTACTTCACAGAAATTAGGAATTTTATTGGAAACAGCAACCACAACAATCAGTCTCCCCGAAACTCAGAGGAGAG AATGAATGGCAGCCACTTTAAGGATGAAAAAGCCATGGTAGTCAGCCAGAACTCGGACTTGCTGGATGACGAAGAGGTAGAAGACGAAGTAATGATGGACGAAGAAGACGAAGAGAGCGAAATTGCAGGGAAAGCAGTCAAAGAGCCTGTTACGAGTGACATGCACGAGGGGACTCCAGAGGAGGATTACGAGGAAAAGAGTACTTTGGACATGAACTGCAAAACTTCCCCTGGCAG GTATAAAGAGGAGGAGTATGCTAAGACAGGACTTTCGGCTTTGGACCATATCAGGCACTTCACAGATAGCCTCAAAAtgaggaaaatggaagaaaatcaaTATAGTGAAGCTGAACTGGCAGCTTTCAATacttcccagctgccagaggaCCTAAAACAACCGTTGTACAGGAAATCCAAATCCCAG GCGTATGCGATGATGCTCTCGCTCTCCGACAAGGACTCCCTTCATTCCGCATCCCACAATTCTCCCAATATGTGGCACAGTATGGCGAGAGCCGCCGCAGAATCCAGCGCTATTCAATCCATCAGTCACGTATGA